In one Lolium rigidum isolate FL_2022 chromosome 3, APGP_CSIRO_Lrig_0.1, whole genome shotgun sequence genomic region, the following are encoded:
- the LOC124694820 gene encoding tubulin--tyrosine ligase-like protein 12 — translation MSPAAVPCGDERIRSFEDFARVHQFLLSAAGVPLSLHRRLHRKLADEVFDGGERFSVEPCEGGRQRRLVLASQTTLGSESDVFLVDHAWSFRLADALKQLREVPGLAERMAALMCVDLDRGTEVEESDEQDTEKTGSLEHVLQVVEKEKARIQETGSDFAAWLELEELGIDDDMLVALNLSANFPNLVALNLWGNRLKDPEKVLQEIGKCGRLKALWLNENPILNQGADKGVFDALPELEIYNSHFTSKAEEWALGFCGDIVGAENPCLSVESISLENVVALDLSDRSIHKLPEVFSSSKLSSLSNLNIRGNPLDQVSGDDLLKLFSGFTHLQELEVDIPGPLGNNAISILESLPNLTLLNGVSASNIVETGKHVVDSALKPRVPEWSPEESLAERVIGAMWLYLMTYRLADAEKLDETPIWYVMDELASAMRHSDGANFRIAPFLFMPEGKLASAISYTILWPIRDVHTGEECTRDFLFGIGEDKQRSARLTAWFHTPENYFIQEFRKYQEQLESTSICPSTKETPSTKSVRPSDGSALRVLTDISQVEEFLTRPEFVLTTDPQDADIIWLGAQVDSELKSSLGLTDQQYTNQFPYEACLVMKHHLADTIHKAWGSPEWLQPTYNLETHLSQLIGDYCVRKRDGMDNLWIMKPWNMARTIDTTVSGDLSAIIRLIETGPKICQKYIEYPALFQGRKFDLRYIVLVRSICPLDIFLTDVFWVRLANNQYTLEKTSFFEYETHFTVMNYTGKMNHMNTPEFVKEFEKEHQVKWLDIHENIRNMIRRVFESASVVHPEMQDEFCRAIYGVDVMLDNKFKPKILEVTYCPDCTRACQYDTRALVGSQGPIRGSDFFNTVFGCLFLDDLKNVSPL, via the exons ATGTCACCTGCTGCCGTCCCATGCGGCGACGAACGCATCCGCAGCTTCGAGGACTTCGCTCGGGTGCATCAGTTCCTGCTCTCTGCGGCGGGCGTCCCGCTGTCGCTGCACCGACGGCTGCACCGCAAGCTCGCCGACGAGGTGTTCGACGGCGGGGAGAGATTTTCCGTCGAGCCCTGCGAGGGAGGGAGGCAGCGCCGCCTCGTTCTCGCCTCTCAGACGACGCTAGGGAGCGAGTCGGACGTCTTCCTCGTCGACCACGCGTGGTCCTTCCGCCTCGCCGATGCGCTCAAGCAG TTACGCGAAGTGCCGGGATTGGCCGAGAGAATGGCAGCGCTAATGTGCGTGGACCTGGACAGGGGAACCGAGGTCGAAGAGTCAGATGAGCAGGACACTGAAAAGACTGGGAGCCTGGAGCATGTCTTgcaggtggtggagaaagaaaaGGCTAGAATCCAGGAGACGGGAAGTGATTTTGCAGCATGGCTGGAGCTGGAGGAGCTCGGAATTGATGATGATATGCTAGTAGCACTGAATCTATCTGCAAATTTTCCG AATCTGGTAGCCCTAAACCTATGGGGAAACAGGCTGAAGGATCCAGAAAAAGTACTGCAAGAAATCGGGAAGTGTGGAAGGTTAAAGGCACTTTGGTTGAATGAGAACCCTATCCTTAACCAAGG TGCTGACAAAGGTGTTTTTGATGCTCTTCCTGAATTGGAAATCTACAATTCACATTTTACAAGTAAAGCTGAAGAGTGGGCTTTAGGGTTCTGTGGAGATATAGTTGGAGCAGAAAATCCCTGTTTGTCTGTGGAAAGCATATCATTGGAGAATGTTGTGGCACTTGACCTCTCTGATAGGTCCATCCACAAACTACCAGAG GTGTTCTCCTCTAGTAAACTGTCATCTCTTTCAAACTTGAACATCCGCGGAAATCCTTTGGATCAAGTTTCTGGTGATGATCTCTTGAAGTTATTTAGTGGGTTTACACATTTACAAGAGTTGGAG GTAGACATTCCTGGCCCTCTTGGAAACAATGCGATTTCCATTCTTGAATCTCTTCCCAATCTGACCTTGCTAAATGGTGTCAGTGCATCAAATATAGTAGAGACTGGTAAACATGTAGTGGACTCTGCACTAAAACCACGTGTTCCAGAATGGTCACCTGAAGAATCCCTTGCTGAAAGAGTTATTGGTGCAATGTGGCTGTATCTTATGACATACCGGCTTGCTGATGCAGAAAAGTTGGATGAAACACCTATTTG GTATGTCATGGATGAGTTGGCCTCAGCCATGCGCCATAGTGACGGTGCTAACTTCAGAATAGCTCCTTTCTTGTTCATGCCAGAAGGAAAACTAGCTTCTGCTATAAG TTACACAATTCTGTGGCCTATTCGTGATGTTCATACTGGAGAGGAATGTACCCGAGATTTCTTGTTTGGTATTGGTGAAGACAAACAACGCTCAGCTAGGCTTACAGCTTGGTTCCACACACCAGAgaactattttattcag GAATTCAGAAAGTATCAGGAGCAGCTTGAATCAACTAGTATTTGTCCTTCTACAAAAGAGACACCCTCAACCAAAAGTGTGCGCCCAAGTGATGGCAGTGCACTTCGAGTATTAACTGATATATCCCAAGTAGAGGAGTTCTTAACACGTCCAGAGTTTGTTCTCA CAACTGATCCACAGGATGCAGACATAATCTGGCTAGGCGCGCAAGTTGATTCGGAATTAAAGAGTTCACTAGGCCTTACGGACCAACAATACACAAATCAATTTCCTTATGAAGCTTGCCTGGTTATGAAGCACCACCTAGCAGATACTATCCACAAG GCATGGGGCTCACCTGAGTGGCTTCAACCTACATATAACCTAGAGACCCATTTGTCTCAACTAATTGGAGATTATTGTGTGAGAAAACGAGATGGTATGGACAACTTGTGGATCATGAAGCCTTGGAATATGGCAAGAACAATTGATACCACTGTGAGTGGTGATTTATCTGCTATTATCAGACTTATTGAGACAGGTCCCAAGATATGCCAAAAGTATATTGAGTATCCTGCGCTTTTCCAAGGAAGGAAGTTTGATCTTCGGTACATTGTTTTGGTCCGCAGTATATGCCCTTTGGATATATTTCTTACTGATGTTTTTTGG GTCAGGTTAGCAAACAATCAATACACTTTGGAGAAAACTAGCTTTTTTGAGTACGAGACCCATTTCACTGTGATG AATTATACTGGGAAGATGAACCATATGAATACTCCAGAGTTCGTCAAGGAGTTTGAGAAGGAGCACCAAG TTAAGTGGCTGGACATCCATGAAAACATCAGGAATATGATAAGGCGTGTCTTTGAGTCAGCCTCAGTTGTTCATCCTGAGATGCAGGACGAATTCTGCAGGGCCATTTATGGCGTTGATGTTATGCTTGATAACAAATTCAAGCCAAAGATTTTAGAG GTGACATATTGCCCAGACTGCACGAGGGCATGCCAGTATGACACACGTGCTCTCGTTGGGAGCCAGGGCCCCATCAGAGGCAGTGATTTTTTCAACACGGTGTTTGGCTGCCTCTTTCTCGACGATCTGAAGAATGTATCACCACTGTAA